A region from the Onychostoma macrolepis isolate SWU-2019 chromosome 18, ASM1243209v1, whole genome shotgun sequence genome encodes:
- the esrrd gene encoding estrogen-related receptor gamma, with protein sequence MDLKEFCLSENFQFLNQHNLLDASSSDDPPSPTDAPLKAAPLSPSLGLDSSATPFSPGSVSDSSGYSVFSGNPSLNPDSPVSSSSISSSSAAALFQPVGHTESLISCDYIASLNPGPKRLCLVCGDFASGYHYGVASCEACKAFFKRTIQGNIEYSCPVVNDCEITKRRRKSCQACRFQKCLRAGMMREGVRMDRVRGGRQKYKRRVDSALSLFTKTPYAHPSKPIRNKVISQLLVSEPAPLRAAPEPATPDSDLKTLLTLCDLLNRELLVMIGWAKHIPGFTGLSLVDQMALLQSGWMETLVLNVVWRSQGSADELQFAENLRLSESQCRAAGLHDLYTALRHLSSKYQQMGLNQEEVLTLKAMALANSDAENVEGAEAVQRFQDGLHEALQDYESSQRPSEPHRAGRLLMTLPLLRQTALRAVRCFSRLHTDGRVPMHKLFLEMLDAKI encoded by the exons ATGGACCTCAAGGAGTTTTGCCTGAGTGAGAACTTCCAGTTTCTAAACCAGCACAA TCTTTTGGATGCGTCCTCCTCTGATGACCCTCCGTCCCCGACCGATGCGCCGCTCAAAGCCGCCCCGCTGAGCCCCTCGCTCGGCCTGGACAGCAGCGCGACCCCCTTCAGCCCCGGCAGCGTGTCGGACAGCAGCGGCTACAGCGTTTTCTCCGGGAACCCGTCTCTGAACCCCGACTCCCCCGTCAGCTCCAGCTCCATCTCCAGCAGCAGCGCTGCGGCTCTCTTCCAGCCCGTCGGTCACACAGAGTCCCTAATCAGCTGCGACTACATCGCGTCCCTGAACCCCGGACCCAAGCGCCTGTGCCTGGTGTGCGGAGACTTCGCGTCCGGCTATCACTACGGCGTCGCGTCGTGTGAGGCGTGCAAGGCCTTCTTCAAAAGAACCATTCAAG GAAACATCGAGTACAGCTGTCCGGTGGTGAACGACTGTGAGATCACTAAGAGACGGAGGAAATCATGCCAAGCATGTCGTTTCCAGAAGTGCCTGCGTGCCGGCATGATGAGAGAGG gtgtgCGTATGGACCGCGTGAGAGGAGGCCGACAGAAGTACAAGCGCAGAGTGGATTCAGCGCTCTCTCTCTTCACCAAAACACCTTACGCTCATCCCAGCAAACCGATCC GAAACAAAGTGATCTCTCAGCTCCTCGTATCTGAACCGGCTCCTCTGAGAGCCGCCCCTGAGCCCGCGACCCCTGACAGTGACCTTAAAACGCTGCTGACCTTATGTGACCTTTTAAACAGGGAGCTGCTGGTTATGATCGGCTGGGCCAAACACATACCAG GTTTCACCGGCCTCTCGCTGGTGGATCAGATGGCGCTGCTCCAGAGCGGCTGGATGGAGACGCTGGTGCTGAACGTGGTTTGGCGATCTCAGGGTTCGGCGGACGAGCTTCAGTTTGCGGAGAACCTGCGACTGAGCGAGAGCCAGTGTCGAGCCGCAGGACTGCATGATCTGTACACGGCTCTGAGACACCTGTCCTCCAAATACCAGCAGATGGGCCTCAACCAGGAGGAGGTGCTCACTCTCAAAGCCATGGCTCTGGCCAACTCAg ACGCAGAGAACGTGGAGGGCGCCGAGGCCGTGCAGCGCTTCCAGGACGGGCTCCACGAGGCCCTGCAGGACTACGAGAGCAGCCAGCGGCCGTCCGAACCTCACCGTGCGGGACGCCTGCTCATGACGCTCCCGCTGCTGCGGCAGACGGCGCTCAGAGCCGTGCGCTGCTTCAGCCGGCTGCACACGGACGGACGCGTGCCCATGCACAAACTCTTCCTGGAGATGCTGGACGCCAAGATCTAG